A genomic stretch from Mycobacterium paraterrae includes:
- the gcvT gene encoding glycine cleavage system aminomethyltransferase GcvT: protein MSDPLRGPLEERHREQGASFAEFGGWLMPVSYAGTVAEHAATRNAVGLFDVSHLGKALVKGPGAAEFVNSTLTNDLNRIQPGKAQYTLCCNESGGVIDDLIAYYVSSDEIFLVPNAANTAAVVAALKDAAPEGISVTDEHRSYAVLAVQGPRSSEVLSQLGLPTDMDYMGYADAALDGVPVRVCRSGYTGEHGYELLPPWDSAGVVFDALLAAVKSADGQLAGLGARDTLRTEMGYPLHGHELSADISPLQARCGWAIGWKKDAFFGRDALLAEKEAGPPRLLRGLRAVGRGVLRPDLTVLDGDRSVGVTTSGTFSPTLKTGIALALVDVDAGIEDGQHVTVDVRGRGLECEVVKPPFVGAKTR from the coding sequence ATGTCTGACCCGTTGCGTGGACCGTTGGAGGAACGTCACCGCGAGCAGGGCGCGAGTTTCGCCGAGTTCGGGGGATGGCTGATGCCCGTCTCGTATGCGGGGACGGTCGCCGAGCATGCCGCGACCCGTAACGCCGTCGGCCTGTTCGACGTGAGTCACCTGGGCAAGGCGCTCGTCAAGGGGCCCGGTGCCGCGGAATTCGTGAACTCGACGCTCACCAACGACCTCAACCGCATCCAGCCGGGCAAGGCGCAGTACACGTTGTGCTGCAACGAATCCGGCGGCGTCATCGACGACCTGATCGCCTATTACGTCTCGTCCGATGAGATTTTTCTGGTGCCCAACGCCGCCAACACCGCCGCCGTCGTGGCTGCGCTCAAAGATGCTGCCCCAGAAGGGATCAGCGTGACCGATGAGCACCGGTCCTATGCCGTGCTCGCCGTGCAGGGACCGCGCTCGAGCGAGGTGCTCAGCCAACTCGGTCTACCCACCGACATGGACTACATGGGTTACGCCGACGCTGCTCTCGACGGCGTTCCGGTGCGGGTGTGCCGCAGCGGCTACACCGGTGAACACGGCTACGAACTGCTACCGCCGTGGGATTCCGCCGGGGTGGTGTTCGATGCGCTACTGGCCGCGGTCAAGAGTGCCGACGGGCAGTTGGCGGGGCTCGGCGCACGCGACACGTTGCGCACCGAGATGGGCTATCCGCTGCACGGCCACGAACTCTCGGCCGACATCTCGCCGCTGCAGGCGCGATGCGGCTGGGCGATCGGCTGGAAGAAAGACGCGTTCTTCGGCCGCGACGCGTTGTTGGCCGAGAAGGAGGCCGGTCCGCCGCGACTACTGCGAGGTCTGCGCGCGGTGGGCCGCGGAGTGCTGCGGCCCGACCTCACCGTTCTCGACGGCGACCGGAGTGTCGGTGTGACCACCTCGGGCACGTTCTCACCGACCCTGAAGACCGGGATCGCGCTGGCGCTCGTCGATGTCGACGCCGGTATTGAGGACGGCCAGCACGTCACAGTGGACGTCCGGGGGCGCGGTCTCGAATGCGAAGTGGTCAAGCCGCCGTTCGTCGGCGCAAAAACTCGATAG
- a CDS encoding adenylate/guanylate cyclase domain-containing protein, with translation MVDSLDFEAIQAAGIADAQARAGLLEYLASLGFTVDDMAQAERRGRLFGLAGDALLQSGPQTFTLRTAAQSLAVPVTDVEYAWAMLGLTVEDSDTPALTQADVDALGTWIAMRARLGHDAADGYMRVLGAALARLAEAVSSMIRTTTPRLWLGSTGDELATAQAYREVAGFVPRLGSMLDAIHRHHLVSTRTFIEGVERGPSSSILCGVGFADLSGFTALTQTLTPAELSSLLTEFGAAVSDMVHADGGRVVKFLGDAVMWVSPQPERLATAALDLVRHPRARDAGLQVRAGLAYGPILTLNGDYFGNAVNLAARLVAAAAPGQILVSAEVFQLLPDWPAVEQEPLLLKGFDSPVVAYELDRSGSA, from the coding sequence GTGGTCGATTCCCTGGACTTCGAGGCGATCCAGGCCGCCGGAATCGCTGACGCGCAGGCCCGCGCGGGCCTGCTCGAATACCTGGCCAGCCTCGGCTTCACCGTCGACGACATGGCGCAGGCCGAGCGCCGCGGCCGGCTGTTCGGGCTGGCCGGTGACGCCCTGTTGCAGTCCGGGCCGCAAACGTTCACGCTGCGCACCGCCGCGCAGTCGCTCGCTGTGCCGGTCACCGACGTCGAATATGCCTGGGCAATGCTCGGCCTGACCGTCGAAGACTCCGATACTCCGGCGTTGACGCAGGCTGACGTCGATGCGCTCGGCACGTGGATCGCGATGCGGGCCCGACTGGGCCACGATGCCGCCGACGGCTACATGCGAGTCCTGGGCGCGGCTCTCGCCCGGTTGGCCGAGGCCGTGTCGTCGATGATTCGGACCACCACACCGCGGCTATGGCTGGGCAGCACCGGCGACGAGCTCGCCACCGCGCAGGCCTACCGGGAGGTCGCCGGTTTCGTTCCACGACTCGGGTCGATGCTGGACGCGATCCACCGCCACCACCTGGTCAGTACCCGCACCTTCATCGAGGGCGTCGAGCGAGGCCCGTCCTCGAGCATTCTCTGCGGCGTCGGGTTCGCCGATTTGTCCGGGTTCACGGCGTTGACGCAGACCCTCACGCCGGCCGAATTGTCTTCGCTGCTCACCGAATTCGGGGCCGCTGTCAGCGACATGGTGCACGCCGACGGCGGACGGGTGGTGAAGTTTCTCGGCGACGCGGTGATGTGGGTCAGCCCGCAGCCGGAGCGACTGGCCACGGCGGCCCTGGACCTGGTCCGCCATCCGCGAGCGCGCGATGCGGGCTTGCAGGTCCGCGCCGGGCTGGCCTACGGCCCCATTCTCACCTTGAACGGCGACTACTTCGGCAACGCGGTTAACTTGGCCGCTCGGCTGGTGGCCGCGGCCGCACCGGGCCAGATTCTGGTGTCGGCCGAAGTGTTCCAGCTGCTGCCGGATTGGCCGGCGGTCGAACAGGAACCGTTGCTGCTCAAGGGCTTCGATTCCCCGGTGGTCGCCTACGAGCTCGACCGCTCGGGCTCCGCGTAG